The following coding sequences lie in one Pectobacterium sp. A5351 genomic window:
- a CDS encoding type II toxin-antitoxin system CcdA family antitoxin — protein MTAKQRNTQSVTMTVERALLVRAREAGINLSATLTTALDAELRSHEAKKWQEENREALAALNRFHDEQGCFSDEYRTF, from the coding sequence ATGACCGCGAAACAACGCAACACGCAGAGCGTGACAATGACAGTAGAGCGTGCCTTACTGGTAAGAGCGCGTGAGGCGGGCATTAATCTGAGTGCTACCCTGACAACTGCCCTGGATGCAGAGCTTCGCTCTCATGAAGCGAAAAAATGGCAGGAAGAAAACAGGGAGGCTCTCGCAGCACTAAATCGTTTTCATGATGAGCAGGGGTGTTTCAGCGATGAATACAGGACGTTTTAA
- a CDS encoding 4'-phosphopantetheinyl transferase family protein — MFTITTLSSLQTPFILHEESGFVTDTPTMRVCLIHFDSHYYQDALFEILSVPFAPMLQSAMIKRRAEYLAGRYAAQTLLRQQGCHDAVTMERSRAPKWPAGWCGSISHTDNHAIAVLTRQSAKLTPGVDIERRCPTVMNETAHVFTNLQERSLLYHCNTEYETALLITFSAKESLYKALYPQVLQMFSFNAATICELDVQRQRFCLRLTQTLSPSLPAGFELSGQYLFQGDDIITLIT, encoded by the coding sequence ATGTTTACTATAACAACGCTCTCTTCGTTACAGACTCCCTTTATCCTCCACGAGGAAAGTGGTTTTGTCACAGATACCCCCACAATGCGCGTCTGCCTGATACATTTTGATAGCCATTACTATCAGGATGCGCTCTTTGAAATATTGTCAGTCCCTTTCGCACCAATGCTACAGTCAGCAATGATAAAAAGGCGGGCAGAATATCTGGCAGGGCGCTATGCCGCACAGACGCTACTCAGACAACAAGGCTGCCATGATGCCGTCACTATGGAGCGAAGTCGCGCCCCGAAGTGGCCAGCAGGATGGTGTGGCAGTATTTCACATACCGATAATCATGCAATTGCAGTGCTTACACGGCAATCCGCAAAGCTGACACCTGGAGTAGATATAGAGCGACGATGCCCAACAGTCATGAATGAAACCGCACACGTCTTTACCAACCTTCAAGAACGCTCGCTACTTTATCACTGTAATACAGAGTACGAGACGGCATTGCTCATTACTTTTTCAGCCAAAGAGAGCCTGTATAAGGCGCTCTACCCACAGGTATTGCAAATGTTCAGTTTCAATGCTGCCACAATCTGTGAACTGGACGTCCAACGACAGCGCTTTTGCCTGCGGCTCACACAAACGCTTTCCCCGTCGCTCCCGGCGGGGTTCGAACTGTCTGGGCAGTACCTATTTCAGGGTGATGACATCATCACCCTGATTACCTGA
- a CDS encoding MFS transporter, whose translation MQRNSPLSGNQALFFPAALILFDFAAYLTTNMIQPGIIDIVTSFQADVGMASASVSLYMAGGMALQWLLGPLSDRVGRRPVLLTGSLIFTFSCVVMLFTSSMEQYLVARFVQGTSIGFISTVGYVTVQEVFGQTRAIKLMAIISSIVLIAPIIGPLAGAFLMQWLSWKMLFGLFAMMGLATWLGLLFFMPETISNRTSWRLPVREVMRDFRDVFCERTFLFGSATISCCYIPVMTWVAISPLILIDRGGFNASQFAWTQVPVFGAVILASIAVARFIRDPASPRFIWRTVPLQLAGLLLLIGGDIVAPHLWLWSVVGLSLYAFGAGLIFPTLYRFTLFSNSLSKGTVSASLNMVVLSLSAAAVEAARWMYLNVGKTAFDSLALVGGGAAICFLVALLRQLANKNVADAVA comes from the coding sequence ATGCAACGGAATAGTCCTCTTTCAGGTAATCAGGCGCTTTTCTTTCCTGCTGCCCTGATCCTTTTCGATTTTGCCGCCTATCTAACCACTAATATGATACAGCCCGGAATTATTGATATTGTGACGTCTTTTCAGGCCGATGTGGGCATGGCATCGGCGTCGGTCAGCCTGTATATGGCTGGTGGTATGGCTTTACAGTGGCTACTTGGGCCATTATCTGATCGGGTAGGGCGCAGACCTGTTCTGCTTACCGGTTCGCTGATTTTCACTTTTTCCTGCGTCGTTATGCTGTTCACCAGTTCAATGGAACAGTATTTGGTGGCCCGTTTTGTTCAAGGAACCAGCATTGGTTTTATCTCCACCGTAGGCTATGTCACGGTGCAGGAAGTCTTCGGCCAAACCAGAGCCATAAAACTGATGGCAATCATCTCTTCTATTGTGCTGATCGCGCCGATTATCGGCCCTTTAGCGGGTGCATTTTTAATGCAGTGGCTCAGTTGGAAAATGCTCTTTGGTCTCTTTGCCATGATGGGACTGGCGACCTGGCTAGGATTATTGTTCTTTATGCCGGAAACGATTAGCAACCGGACAAGTTGGCGTCTACCGGTAAGAGAGGTGATGCGTGATTTTCGTGATGTGTTCTGTGAGCGTACATTCCTCTTTGGCTCGGCGACGATTTCCTGCTGTTATATTCCGGTGATGACCTGGGTGGCTATCTCTCCACTGATCTTAATCGATCGGGGAGGGTTTAATGCCTCACAATTTGCCTGGACGCAAGTTCCTGTCTTTGGTGCAGTCATTCTTGCCAGTATTGCTGTTGCGCGTTTTATCCGCGATCCCGCGTCGCCACGCTTTATCTGGCGTACCGTTCCGCTTCAACTGGCGGGACTGTTGCTTCTGATAGGGGGAGATATCGTAGCACCACATTTATGGCTGTGGTCGGTGGTCGGGCTTAGCCTGTATGCATTCGGCGCGGGGTTGATTTTTCCGACGCTTTATCGTTTTACTCTGTTCTCCAACTCGCTGTCTAAAGGAACGGTTTCTGCGTCACTCAATATGGTGGTACTTAGCTTAAGCGCTGCTGCCGTAGAGGCCGCGCGTTGGATGTATCTAAACGTTGGAAAAACGGCTTTTGATTCGTTGGCGCTGGTAGGGGGAGGGGCTGCGATATGCTTTTTGGTCGCGCTGCTCAGACAGCTAGCGAACAAGAATGTTGCCGACGCCGTTGCGTAA
- a CDS encoding CcdB family protein: MQFTVYGNTGKSVVYPLLLDVTSDIIGQLNRRIVIPLLPIEKYPAGRRPERLVPVVRLTDGKEYAVMTHELASIPVQALGAVFCDASQYRTQVKAALDFLIDGF; this comes from the coding sequence ATGCAATTCACCGTATACGGTAATACCGGGAAAAGCGTCGTTTACCCGCTGTTGCTCGATGTCACGAGCGATATTATTGGGCAATTGAATCGTCGGATAGTGATCCCATTGCTCCCGATTGAAAAGTATCCGGCAGGCCGCCGGCCGGAGCGCCTTGTCCCCGTCGTCAGGCTGACGGACGGCAAAGAATACGCCGTAATGACCCACGAGCTGGCAAGTATCCCTGTCCAGGCCCTAGGTGCGGTGTTTTGTGATGCGTCGCAGTACCGTACTCAGGTAAAGGCGGCACTAGACTTCCTCATCGACGGGTTCTGA